From the Gramella sp. Hel_I_59 genome, one window contains:
- a CDS encoding Dps family protein encodes MNYLGLDKEKTAKTVSELNILLADYHIYYQKLRNFHWNVIGKNFFDLHEKFEELYDEAKLKVDEIAERILTLRYQPTSNMSEYLKDSNLKESPSDISDSKMIEILLEDHGLLLKQMRKVVEIADKSGDEGTIDLIGAYIRELEKTSWMLDAWKMKTSDQHKPVKK; translated from the coding sequence ATGAACTATTTAGGATTAGATAAAGAAAAGACTGCAAAAACGGTCTCTGAATTAAATATTTTGTTAGCTGACTATCACATATACTATCAAAAACTTAGAAATTTTCACTGGAATGTAATTGGAAAAAACTTTTTCGATCTGCATGAAAAATTCGAAGAGCTTTACGATGAAGCCAAACTGAAAGTGGATGAGATAGCTGAGCGTATTCTTACTTTGAGATACCAGCCTACTAGCAACATGAGTGAGTATCTAAAAGATTCTAATTTAAAGGAATCTCCTAGTGATATTTCTGATAGTAAAATGATCGAAATTTTACTTGAAGACCACGGACTACTACTTAAGCAAATGAGAAAGGTCGTAGAAATTGCAGATAAATCGGGTGATGAAGGTACAATTGACCTAATTGGTGCTTATATTAGGGAGTTGGAAAAAACTAGCTGGATGTTGGATGCATGGAAAATGAAAACTTCAGATCAGCATAAACCAGTAAAAAAATAA
- a CDS encoding phosphoribosylpyrophosphate synthetase → MKDYGTLSQAINKLKLEEGYKHDFNLLDEKIELKSENATFGVEEFEVDKVLRFEGMSNPDDNSILYAITTTSGQKGVLTDGYGISSGQISKEMMKKLDLKDHRPID, encoded by the coding sequence ATGAAAGATTACGGAACATTATCCCAGGCTATAAACAAATTGAAATTAGAAGAAGGATACAAACATGATTTCAACCTTCTTGATGAAAAGATCGAATTGAAGTCAGAAAATGCAACCTTCGGTGTTGAAGAATTCGAAGTTGATAAAGTCCTGCGCTTCGAAGGAATGAGTAATCCCGACGATAATTCGATCCTGTACGCCATTACCACCACTAGTGGGCAGAAAGGTGTGCTTACTGACGGATATGGTATCTCCAGCGGACAGATATCCAAAGAAATGATGAAGAAACTGGATCTGAAGGATCACAGACCTATAGATTAA
- a CDS encoding LacI family DNA-binding transcriptional regulator translates to MKSKITLKELSKLLNVSVSTVSKALHDSPEISPKTAERVKELAKLHNYRPNPVAVNLKKSKTGTIGVVIPNISNSFFARVLSGIEAQAQQYDQQIITYISNESLDREKQICDLLTSGMVDGVLIAVSEETQKKADYDHLFALLDYDIPVVVYDRINLDLLADKVGVDDEKSFYDATKFFRAKGLERIGIASAIHHVGIGKLRISGYQKAMDKLPVFTARSSSEGTLKSKIEKLLVTEKVEALLCTDFESAIITTRVAYEQNIKIPEDLKIIGYINKDIAEYLTPSLSYIEQHPSELGIKAVEVLNRRISGDIAAGKFEEKIIATTMVHLESSKF, encoded by the coding sequence ATGAAGAGTAAAATAACCTTGAAAGAGCTTTCAAAATTACTCAATGTGAGTGTTTCTACGGTCTCGAAAGCACTTCATGATAGTCCGGAAATCAGTCCTAAAACAGCCGAGCGGGTTAAAGAGCTAGCAAAGCTTCACAATTACCGCCCAAATCCGGTAGCAGTCAATTTGAAAAAAAGTAAGACAGGAACAATTGGTGTTGTGATTCCAAATATTTCGAACAGCTTTTTTGCCAGGGTTCTATCTGGAATAGAAGCTCAGGCGCAGCAATACGATCAGCAGATCATTACCTATATTTCCAATGAGTCACTCGATCGCGAGAAGCAGATTTGTGATCTACTGACTTCCGGAATGGTCGACGGAGTTTTGATTGCAGTTTCAGAAGAAACTCAGAAAAAGGCAGATTACGATCACCTGTTCGCTCTATTAGATTATGATATTCCAGTGGTTGTCTACGATCGAATCAACCTGGATCTCCTTGCGGATAAAGTGGGCGTGGATGATGAAAAGAGTTTTTATGATGCTACGAAATTCTTTAGAGCAAAAGGTTTGGAGCGAATTGGGATTGCGTCAGCCATTCACCATGTTGGGATTGGAAAGCTTAGGATATCTGGTTATCAAAAGGCGATGGATAAGTTGCCAGTATTCACAGCACGGAGTAGCAGCGAGGGAACTTTGAAGTCCAAGATCGAAAAGCTGTTAGTGACAGAAAAAGTTGAGGCTTTACTCTGTACAGATTTTGAAAGCGCGATCATCACAACAAGAGTGGCTTATGAACAAAATATCAAAATACCGGAAGATTTAAAGATCATTGGCTATATAAATAAAGACATCGCAGAATATCTTACGCCATCACTTAGCTATATCGAGCAGCATCCATCGGAACTGGGAATTAAGGCTGTAGAGGTACTAAACCGAAGAATTTCTGGCGATATCGCTGCCGGTAAATTTGAAGAGAAAATAATCGCAACAACTATGGTTCATTTGGAATCGAGTAAATTTTAG
- a CDS encoding SDR family oxidoreductase — protein MTDSQKDLLKSSKVLVTGGAGFIGSNLCEKLLDFGAEVTCLDNFATGHKHNIKPFLENSKFKFIEGDIRNLETCLQATKNQDFVLHEAALGSVPRSINDPITSNDVNVSGFLNMLVASRDNGIKRFVYAASSSTYGDSENLPKVEDVIGKPLSPYAITKYVNELYADIFNKSYGLNTIGLRYFNVFGRRQDPNGAYAAVIPKFVMQLMEKESPVINGDGTYSRDFTYIDNVVQMNLLCLVTDNEKALNEVYNTAVGDRTNLKELTQLLKQNLAEFDSDIAEVEIKHGPNRPGDIPHSLASVEKAKKLLNYNPTHRIEDGLKEATNWYWDNL, from the coding sequence ATAACTGATTCTCAGAAAGATTTATTAAAATCATCAAAAGTACTAGTAACGGGTGGAGCCGGATTTATAGGTTCTAATCTTTGCGAAAAGCTTTTAGATTTTGGAGCTGAAGTAACCTGCCTTGATAATTTCGCTACCGGTCATAAACATAACATCAAACCGTTTTTAGAAAATTCCAAATTCAAATTTATTGAAGGGGATATTCGAAATCTGGAAACGTGTCTTCAGGCTACTAAAAATCAAGATTTTGTTCTGCATGAAGCAGCTTTGGGTTCAGTGCCAAGGTCTATCAATGATCCTATAACAAGTAATGACGTTAATGTGTCAGGTTTTTTAAATATGCTTGTCGCATCTCGTGATAATGGAATCAAACGATTTGTGTATGCGGCGAGTTCATCTACTTACGGTGATTCTGAAAACCTGCCAAAGGTAGAGGACGTTATTGGTAAACCTCTTTCACCATATGCTATCACTAAATATGTCAACGAACTTTATGCTGATATATTCAATAAGTCTTACGGCTTGAATACAATAGGGCTTCGTTATTTTAACGTATTCGGAAGACGCCAGGATCCAAATGGCGCATATGCTGCGGTCATTCCAAAATTTGTTATGCAATTGATGGAAAAGGAAAGTCCTGTTATTAACGGAGACGGAACTTATTCCAGAGATTTCACTTATATAGATAATGTTGTGCAGATGAACCTTCTTTGTCTGGTTACAGATAATGAAAAAGCCTTAAACGAGGTGTATAATACTGCAGTAGGTGATCGTACAAACTTAAAGGAATTGACGCAGCTCCTTAAGCAAAATCTAGCTGAATTCGACTCAGATATTGCTGAAGTTGAAATAAAACATGGGCCTAATAGACCTGGAGATATTCCACATTCACTAGCATCGGTAGAGAAGGCTAAAAAATTACTTAATTATAATCCCACACATAGAATAGAAGATGGTCTAAAAGAGGCTACTAATTGGTACTGGGATAATTTATAG